From one Pontibacillus sp. HMF3514 genomic stretch:
- a CDS encoding LysE family translocator: MIALMVSYIVLGLSIAAPIGPINVEIMKRGLVFGFWPAFCVGLGGMSSDIILMALMFFGLSSILQIKIVSITLMLLGCIILIYSGWSSLLSKSTFHTPESDNRSISRLGIRSYLKGFSIAGTNPMNILFWVSIYGSVLSHALDTNTLGYAFLLSTLVFIGIGLWNLNLAFTIHFARILMSPIYMKLIHVVASLILIGYGVYFGILGVTEILM, translated from the coding sequence ATGATTGCTTTAATGGTTAGTTATATCGTATTGGGGTTGTCGATTGCAGCTCCAATAGGGCCAATCAATGTTGAGATCATGAAACGTGGATTAGTGTTTGGATTTTGGCCTGCATTTTGTGTAGGTCTCGGTGGCATGTCTTCAGATATTATCCTAATGGCGCTGATGTTCTTTGGTTTATCGAGCATCTTACAGATTAAAATTGTCAGCATTACCCTTATGTTGCTTGGTTGCATAATCCTGATTTACTCGGGGTGGTCCTCTCTATTGTCAAAAAGCACCTTTCACACTCCTGAATCTGATAACCGCTCAATCTCCAGATTGGGAATTCGTTCTTACTTAAAAGGCTTTTCTATTGCTGGAACGAACCCCATGAATATTCTTTTTTGGGTCAGTATTTATGGATCTGTCCTTAGTCATGCACTTGATACGAACACCCTTGGCTATGCTTTTTTATTAAGTACATTAGTGTTTATCGGAATTGGTTTATGGAACCTTAACCTAGCATTTACCATACATTTTGCTCGAATTCTCATGAGTCCAATTTATATGAAATTAATTCATGTAGTAGCCAGTCTTATTTTAATTGGATATGGGGTTTATTTTGGCATTTTGGGAGTAACAGAAATATTAATGTAG